In Drosophila teissieri strain GT53w chromosome 2R, Prin_Dtei_1.1, whole genome shotgun sequence, the following proteins share a genomic window:
- the LOC122614760 gene encoding uncharacterized protein LOC122614760 codes for MDHKRILFMFSIAALLLCNIVSADETETEVVPEEPSATQLLAAGETAQADSGDESVRKVRQYFGPPPFGPPPPPFFGPPPPPYYGGGFGGGFGGGFQRTRVVTRTRYRGRGGYYGGGFYG; via the coding sequence ATGGATCACAAGCGgatattatttatgttcaGCATTGCTGCCCTGCTCCTATGTAACATTGTAAGCGCCGacgaaacggaaacggaagtggtgCCAGAGGAGCCGAGCGCCACTCAGCTGCTGGCGGCCGGGGAAACTGCCCAGGCTGATTCCGGAGATGAGAGCGTTAGGAAAGTGCGCCAGTACTTCGGGCCACCGCCGTTTGGACCTCCGCCACCGCCCTTCTTTGgcccaccgccaccaccgTACTACGGCGGTGGCTTCGGTGGCGGCTTCGGCGGTGGCTTCCAGAGAACGCGGGTGGTCACCCGCACCCGTTACCGCGGACGCGGTGGCTACTACGGCGGTGGATTCTACGGCTAA